Proteins from one Ranitomeya variabilis isolate aRanVar5 chromosome 1, aRanVar5.hap1, whole genome shotgun sequence genomic window:
- the LOC143797949 gene encoding olfactory receptor 5AS1-like: MENSNQTLPSWFILVGLSSVLYLQTIEFMIFMVMYLITLVGNCLILLTVRISTTLHTPMYFFLSNLSFIDICFSSTIVPIILINTVSTDKSISVGGCAFQMFLALTLGAAECILLAVMAYDRFAAICRPLHYSSIMNMKFCIILALIPWTVGVIDACIQVALTWRLPFCRTHDLNHFFCEVPPFFRLSCQDTWLNEITIYVAAGIIVLCSFLLTLISYVYIISTILKIRSSKGRQAVFSTCTSHLTVVTLYYGTISFMYIQPRSSHSPETDKIISVLYTVVTPMLNPIIYSFRNKDVKNSIIKNIKNQAKLSKNILA, translated from the coding sequence ATGGAGAATTCCAATCAAACTCTTCCAAGTTGGTTCATCCTAGTTGGATTATCTTCAGTCCTTTACCTCCAAACTATAGAGTTCATGATATTCATGGTGATGTATCTCATCACATTGGTGGGAAATTGTCTCATTCTCCTTACAGTGAGAATCAGTACTACATTACACACCCCGATGTACTTCTTCCTAAGTAATCTCTCTTTCATTGACATCTGTTTCTCCTCTACCATAGTTCCCATAATCCTCATAAATACTGTATCCACTGACAAGAGTATTTCTGTAGGGGGTTGTGCCTTCCAGATGTTCTTAGCATTAACACTTGGGGCAGCAGAGTGCATCCTTCTTGCCGTTATGGCTTATGATAGGTTTGCAGCCATTTGTAGACCTCTGCACTACAGTAGTATTATGAACATGAAATTTTGCATTATATTAGCCCTAATACCATGGACTGTTGGTGTCATAGATGCCTGTATACAAGTGGCCCTCACCTGGAGACTTCCCTTCTGTAGGACTCATGATCTTAATCATTTCTTTTGTGAAGTACCTCCATTCTTCCGACTCTCTTGCCAAGATACTTGGCTTAATGAGATAACAATTTATGTTGCAGCCGGGATCATTGTTTTATGTTCTTTTCTCTTAACCTTGATTTCCTATGTTTACATCATCTCCACCATTTTAAAGATTCGCTCCTCAAAAGGAAGACAGGCAGTTTTCTCTACATGCACCTCCCACCTCACTGTTGTCACACTCTATTATGGAACCATCTCGTTCATGTATATTCAGCCTCGATCATCCCACTCTCCGGAGACAGACAAGATTATATCTGTTCTCTATACAGTGGTCACTCCAATGTTGAATCCCATCATTTACAGCTTCAGAAATAAAGATGTTAAGAACTCtataataaaaaatatcaaaaaccaAGCCAAACTGTCTAAAAACATTCTGGCGTGA